TCGGCGGATGGTGGCGGCGGAGGCCGGCAAGGACGATACGCTGGATGCCGACATCGCCTTCCACGTCGCGGTGCTGGAGGCGTCTGGCAATCCTTTCTACGCGCAGTTCCGCGATGTGGTGGAGACGGCGCTGCGCACCTCGATCCGCTTCACCAACCGCTTCAAGGGCCGCACCGCCAGCCTGCCGGCGCACAAGGCGGTGAAGGATGCGATCGAGGCGCGCGACCCGGCCGCCGCGCACGCCGCGATGACGCAGATCATCGGGGAGGTGCTGGTGCTGATCGGCGAGGCCGGGCAGCAGGGCGGGACGGAGGGGTAGTCTCGGTTGCCCGTCGTTGCGAGCGTAGCGAAGCAATACAGAGCCGCGAGCGCTGCGCATCTGGATTGCTTCGTCGCCGTGCTCCTCGCAATGACGAAGAGGGGAAGCGGAATTACTCCCCGCTCGTCATCTTCTTGATGAGATCGACCTCGGCCTGCCGATACGGCGTGCCGTCGGTATACAGCACGTCGTGGAACCACACGGTCGGCTCGCGCTGGACGTAGGGCACCTGCCAGCTGTCCCACGGCAGGTTGGTCTGCTCCTTGCCCTGCACGAAGCCCCAGTTGATCATGCCGACATGGTGCGCCTTGCCGATCGGCAGCGATCCGTCGAAGGTCGATCCCGCGCCGCGCGCCATGAACTCGGTGCAGATGATCGGGCGGCCATAGCCTTCCAGCATGGCGATGCGCTTCTCCATCTGCTCGGGCCAGCCGTAATCGTGGAAGGTGATCACGTCGGACTGGCCGAGCTGCACGTCTTCCATCGCGCTGTGCCTGTCGCCCGGCGCCCATTCCATGTGCTGCCACACGCCGCTGGTGAGCGGCTGCGTCGGATTGGCACTGCGCGCCCATTCGAAGACGTGGGGGAGCAGCGCGGTGACCAGCGCGGCCTTGTTGGCGGGCTGGCCCTTATACTGGTCCGCGCCATTGTCCGGCTCGTTCCAGACGTCCCAGCCGAGGATGCGGTCGTCCTTGGCGAAGGCGCCGACGATGCCCTTCACGTAAGCCTCGAGACGCGGATACTGCTTCGGGTCCTCCAGCGCGGCGATGCCGGGCGACTGGACCCAGCCCGAATTGTGGACGCCGGGGATCGGCGGATGCTGCGGGCCGAGCTTCGGGTTGGGATCCCAGCAGCTGTCGAACAGCACGAACAGCGGCTTGATGCCGTGCTTGTGCGCGATCGTCAGGAAAGTGTCGATGCGCTTGGCGAAGCCCTTGGGATCCTGTTGCCAGAGCTGATCGTGGAGGAACACGCGCATCGTGTTCATGCCCATCTTCTGCGCCCAGCCCAGTTCCAGATCGATGCGGGCGGGATCGAACGTGTCGGCCTGCCACATCTCGAACTGGTTGATCGCGTTGGCGGGCAGGTAGTTCGAGCCGACCAGCCATTTCTGCTGGCCGTACCAGGCCTTCGCCTGCGCGGGCGTCCAGCGGTCGCGCGCGTGCGCCGGGGCCGCCAGCAGCGCGGTGCCGGCGAGGAGGGCGAGGATCGCCGATTTCATGGTGGTCACTCCCTGATGTGGTGCGTCAGCGCGCCGAGAAGCGGAAGACGATATGGTTTTCGTAAGTCTGGCCCGGATCGAGGCGGACGGAGCCGAACGCCGGGTGGTTGGGCGTATCGGGGAACATCTGCGGTTCCAGCACGATCGCGTCGCCCTCGCGATAGATGTGGCCGGATTTGCCGGCGATCGTGCCGTCGAGGAAGTTGCCCGAATAGAATTGCAGGCCCGGCTGGTCGGAGAGGACCTCCATCACGCGGCCGGTGATCGGATCCTCGACGCGGGCCATCAGCTGCATGGCCTTGGGCTTGGCCTTGGTGATCACCCAATTGTGATCGTAGCCGCGCCCGAAGCGGAGCTGCTCGTCCCTGCCGTCCCGCACGCGCAGGCCGATCGCGGTGGGGGTGCGGAAGTCGAACGGCGTGCCGGCGACGGGGCGCATCTCGCCGGTCGGGATCGCGGTGGCGTCGGTGGGGGTGTAGGCGGCGGCCGGGATCATCATCTTCAGCCCCATTGCACCCGCGACCGAACCCTCGCCATCGAGGTTCCAGTAGGTGTGGTTGGAGAGGTTGACGACGGTCGGCTTGTCGGTGGTGGCGCCGTAATCGACCGCGAGGTTGCCCGCATCGTCGAGGCTGTAGGTGGCCGTGGCGGTGAGCGTACCGGGATAGCCCTGGTCGCCGTCGGGGCTGACGTAGCGCAAAGTCACGCTGGGCTTGGCCCCGCCTGTCGCCGAGACGACGGTCCACACCACCTTGTCGAAGCCCTTGGTGCCGCCGTGCAGCGCGTTGGGGCCGTCGTTGACCGGGGTCTGGTACTCCTTGCCGTCGAGCGTGAAGCGGCCCTTGGCGATGCGGTTGGCGACGCGGCCCACCGTGGCGCCGAAATAATTGGGCTTGGCGATGTAGCCGGCGAGATCGTCATAGCCGAGCACCACGTCGCCGGGCTTGCCGGTGCGATCGGGCGTGACCACCGACTGCACGCTGGCGCCGAGCGTGAGGATGGTCGCCTTCATGCCCTTGGTGTTGGCGAGGGTGATCGCCTCGACGGCGGTGCCGTCGGGCATCTGGCCGAAGGGCTTGCGCTGGATGGTGCCGGCAAAGGCTGGGGTCGCCAGAATGGCGGTGAGGGCGATGGTGATGCCCGTCTTCGCGATCATGTCGCTTGTGTCTCCTCTCCTGATGACCCGCTTGTGGGCCGGGCAGGGGAGGATGTCCAGAATTATATGATAAATGAATATTGCTGGAGGGGATCAGGCGGGCTGGCCGATGATCCGCGCCTCGCGCACGTAGGTGAAGGCGCCCGCGCCGGACCAGCCGCGCCCGTCCGGATAGCGCAGCTCGACGCCGGCCAGATCGCGCTCGTCGGCCAGCCGCATGTTGACCCCGGCCACCGTGTTGCCGCCGAACTTCGCCACCGCGCTTTCGGTCAGCACGAAGTGGGTGGTGGTCCCGCAGGTCGGGCAGAAGCGGATCTCGGCGCCGGGATCCTTCTTGTCGGCGCGGCTGTAGCCGATCGTTGTGCCCGATACGCGGATCTCGGCCGGATCGTAATAGGCCCACACTGCGCCCGACTTGCTGCAGAGCGTGCAGTTGCACTCGTTGAGATAGTCGGGCTTTTTCGCGGTCTCGACGCGGGCTTGGCCGCACAGGCAGGTCAGGGTCATGAGCGCCTCATAGCAAAATCGGCGCGTGGCCGATACCGGCGCTCAGCCCTTCACCCGCACCAGCATCGCGCCATGAGCGGGGACGGTCCAGGCGCGCCGCGCGGCATTGTCCGGTACGCCGGCCCAGACGTCGGTGAGCGTACCGATCCGCCTCAGCCCGGCATCCTCCGCCTCGAAGCGGATCTCGCGCGGGGTCGTGCCGCGATTGAACAGGGCGACCGCCACCGATCCGTCGGCGAGCGGCTTCGCCCAGATCTCGGCATCGCCATCCTTGCGGATGCGGCGGCCCTGTGCGCCCTTTACATCCTGATCGATCGCGATCACGCCCCGGTTCTCCAGCAGCGCGATGGTGGCGGGCGACATGGTGCGCAGGTCGTTGCCCAGCATCAGCGGCGCCGCCTGCATCGCCCAGAGCGTCATGTGGGTGCGATATTCGTCCTCGCTCATGCCCCCGTTGCCGACCTCCAGCATGTCGGGATCGTTCCAGCCGCCGGGGCCGGCATTGGCGGGGTCGCCATCCTTGTCGAAGCCGATCGCAGCCATCGAGGCATAAGTGTCCTCGATGTCGCCGGTGGTGCGCCACAGATGCCCGCCGACGTCGCGGCCCCATGTGCCGACCCGGTCGCGCCCATATTGGCAGAGGCTGTAGACGATCGGCCGCCCGGTCGCGCGCAGCGCCTGCCCCATCTGCTGATAGGCGAGCTTCACTTGCGCCGCCGTGCGATAGATGCCTTCGCCCGAGCAGAGATCGTATTTCAGATAGTCGAAGCCCCATGCCGCATAGGTCTTCGCATCCTGCGCGACATGGCCGTAGCTGCCGGTAAAGCCCGCGCAGGTCTTGGGGCCGGGCGAGCTGTAGATGCCGATCTTCAGGCGCCTGGCGTGGACGTAGTCGGCCAGTGCCTTCATGTCGGGGAAGCGGGCATTGGGGCGGATCGCGCCGTCCGGTCCGCGCGTGCCCTGCCAGCCGTCGTCGATATTGACGTAAGTGTAGCCCGCATCGCGCAGGCCCGAGCTGACGAGATGGTCGGCGATCTGGCGGACCGTCCTGTCGTCGATCGCGGCAGCGAAGCGGTTCCAGCTCGACCAGCCCATCGGCGGCGTCGCGGTGAGGCCGTCGGGCTTGAGCGTCTGCGGCGCGGGCAGGGGCGCGACCGGGAAGGCGAGGCGCTGCGCATCGGCCGGGGTGCCGCGCCGCGCCGTCTCGTCGACATGGCGCTCCCAGATGTCGCCGGTGACGTGGAGGCCGCCGCCGGATAGCGTCGCGGTCCACGTCTTCGCGGGCAGGCGGGGGTTGCCGTTGTCGATCTGGAAGCTCGCCTTGCCGCCGGTCACGTCCAGCGCGCGCATCGGCACGTCGCCATACCAGTCGGTCGTCAGGCTGCCGGTCCAGCCGTCCGCTCCCTTGGTCAGCCGCATCATGCGCAGGCCGGG
This genomic stretch from Sphingomonas oryzagri harbors:
- a CDS encoding glycoside hydrolase family 27 protein gives rise to the protein MKRLLSLVALLAVAAAPASPGGVWLFPKSDEFPGLRMMRLTKGADGWTGSLTTDWYGDVPMRALDVTGGKASFQIDNGNPRLPAKTWTATLSGGGLHVTGDIWERHVDETARRGTPADAQRLAFPVAPLPAPQTLKPDGLTATPPMGWSSWNRFAAAIDDRTVRQIADHLVSSGLRDAGYTYVNIDDGWQGTRGPDGAIRPNARFPDMKALADYVHARRLKIGIYSSPGPKTCAGFTGSYGHVAQDAKTYAAWGFDYLKYDLCSGEGIYRTAAQVKLAYQQMGQALRATGRPIVYSLCQYGRDRVGTWGRDVGGHLWRTTGDIEDTYASMAAIGFDKDGDPANAGPGGWNDPDMLEVGNGGMSEDEYRTHMTLWAMQAAPLMLGNDLRTMSPATIALLENRGVIAIDQDVKGAQGRRIRKDGDAEIWAKPLADGSVAVALFNRGTTPREIRFEAEDAGLRRIGTLTDVWAGVPDNAARRAWTVPAHGAMLVRVKG
- a CDS encoding GFA family protein, yielding MTLTCLCGQARVETAKKPDYLNECNCTLCSKSGAVWAYYDPAEIRVSGTTIGYSRADKKDPGAEIRFCPTCGTTTHFVLTESAVAKFGGNTVAGVNMRLADERDLAGVELRYPDGRGWSGAGAFTYVREARIIGQPA
- a CDS encoding cellulase family glycosylhydrolase codes for the protein MKSAILALLAGTALLAAPAHARDRWTPAQAKAWYGQQKWLVGSNYLPANAINQFEMWQADTFDPARIDLELGWAQKMGMNTMRVFLHDQLWQQDPKGFAKRIDTFLTIAHKHGIKPLFVLFDSCWDPNPKLGPQHPPIPGVHNSGWVQSPGIAALEDPKQYPRLEAYVKGIVGAFAKDDRILGWDVWNEPDNGADQYKGQPANKAALVTALLPHVFEWARSANPTQPLTSGVWQHMEWAPGDRHSAMEDVQLGQSDVITFHDYGWPEQMEKRIAMLEGYGRPIICTEFMARGAGSTFDGSLPIGKAHHVGMINWGFVQGKEQTNLPWDSWQVPYVQREPTVWFHDVLYTDGTPYRQAEVDLIKKMTSGE
- a CDS encoding aldose epimerase family protein codes for the protein MIAKTGITIALTAILATPAFAGTIQRKPFGQMPDGTAVEAITLANTKGMKATILTLGASVQSVVTPDRTGKPGDVVLGYDDLAGYIAKPNYFGATVGRVANRIAKGRFTLDGKEYQTPVNDGPNALHGGTKGFDKVVWTVVSATGGAKPSVTLRYVSPDGDQGYPGTLTATATYSLDDAGNLAVDYGATTDKPTVVNLSNHTYWNLDGEGSVAGAMGLKMMIPAAAYTPTDATAIPTGEMRPVAGTPFDFRTPTAIGLRVRDGRDEQLRFGRGYDHNWVITKAKPKAMQLMARVEDPITGRVMEVLSDQPGLQFYSGNFLDGTIAGKSGHIYREGDAIVLEPQMFPDTPNHPAFGSVRLDPGQTYENHIVFRFSAR